In Deltaproteobacteria bacterium, a single window of DNA contains:
- a CDS encoding ComF family protein, with product MSSLVTSLLDVLYPPRCAACDVPLAGRAALCAACELSLYPLGPACPRCAEPLAGAVSVTCRRCTLAPPPFDRVVAPYRFGGELARAIRRFKFAGRPDLARALAPLYVPAWALAAARERIDVAVPVPLHWRRQARRGYNQAHLLAGEAARVARLPVDAVALRRVRATAPQAGLSAGERAGNVDRAFAVPDRHRRRIAGRRVLLVDDVVTTGATARAAARALVAAGAEGVVVACLARAEN from the coding sequence GTGAGCTCGCTCGTCACCTCGCTGCTCGACGTGCTGTATCCGCCGCGGTGCGCGGCGTGCGATGTGCCGCTGGCCGGCCGGGCAGCGCTGTGCGCCGCATGCGAGCTGTCGTTGTATCCGCTGGGGCCCGCGTGTCCGCGCTGTGCCGAGCCGCTCGCGGGCGCCGTGAGCGTCACCTGCCGGCGGTGCACGCTGGCGCCGCCGCCGTTCGATCGCGTCGTGGCGCCGTATCGGTTCGGCGGCGAGCTGGCGCGCGCGATCCGGCGGTTCAAGTTCGCCGGCCGGCCGGACCTCGCCCGCGCCCTGGCGCCGCTGTACGTGCCGGCGTGGGCGCTCGCCGCGGCGCGCGAGCGCATCGACGTGGCCGTGCCGGTTCCGCTGCACTGGCGGCGGCAGGCGCGCCGCGGCTACAACCAGGCGCACCTGCTTGCGGGCGAGGCGGCGCGGGTCGCGCGGCTTCCGGTCGATGCGGTGGCGCTGCGCCGCGTGCGCGCGACCGCCCCGCAGGCCGGACTGTCGGCCGGTGAGCGGGCGGGCAACGTCGACCGAGCCTTCGCCGTGCCCGACCGTCACCGGCGGCGGATCGCGGGGCGCCGCGTGTTGCTCGTCGACGACGTGGTGACGACCGGCGCCACGGCGCGCGCCGCCGCCCGCGCGCTCGTTGCGGCGGGCGCGGAAGGCGTCGTCGTCGCGTGCCTTGCCCGCGCCGAGAACTGA
- the smpB gene encoding SsrA-binding protein SmpB, with protein sequence MAKRRQRNAAADHADGHKVLVRNKKARHDYAIEETYEAGISLVGSEVKSLRESMASLTDAYAVIRGGEAYLVGARINEYPWANQFNHDPTRDRKLLLHKHEIRRLAVKTAQRGYALVPLAMYLKDGKIKVELGLGVGKRLYEKREAKREAEDRREIERAIKRR encoded by the coding sequence ATGGCCAAGCGCCGACAACGCAACGCGGCCGCGGACCACGCGGACGGCCACAAGGTCCTCGTCCGCAACAAGAAGGCGCGCCACGACTACGCCATCGAGGAGACGTACGAAGCCGGCATCTCGCTCGTCGGTTCGGAGGTCAAGTCCCTGCGCGAGTCGATGGCGTCGCTCACCGACGCGTACGCGGTGATCCGCGGCGGCGAGGCGTATCTGGTGGGGGCGCGGATCAACGAATATCCGTGGGCGAACCAGTTCAACCACGACCCGACGCGCGATCGCAAACTGCTGCTCCACAAGCACGAGATCCGCAGGCTCGCCGTGAAGACCGCCCAGCGTGGCTACGCGCTCGTGCCGCTGGCGATGTACCTCAAAGACGGCAAGATCAAGGTCGAACTCGGCCTCGGCGTCGGCAAGCGCCTGTACGAAAAGCGCGAGGCCAAGCGCGAGGCGGAGGACCGCCGCGAGATCGAGCGAGCGATCAAACGGCGGTAG
- a CDS encoding GNAT family N-acetyltransferase yields the protein MTSAGALRFGADYSETIELTDGTRVRLRMGRPEDAPLLLEGFAQLSPDSRYSRFLAARESLTPAEVEYLTRPDGWDHVAIGALVDGPDGREHGIGVARFVRFADAPDAADVAVTVIDAYQRRGLGTALLRRLFEAARERGIRRLRFEVLADNRRMLALLHGLSPRVVEHVEGGVATGEVVLDDAAAAAPGAVAGGGGPGDGAATPAGGG from the coding sequence ATGACTTCCGCCGGCGCGCTTCGGTTCGGCGCCGACTACAGCGAGACGATCGAGCTGACCGACGGTACTCGCGTGCGCCTGCGCATGGGCCGGCCGGAGGACGCGCCGCTGTTGCTCGAGGGGTTCGCGCAGCTGTCGCCGGATTCGCGCTACAGCCGGTTTCTCGCGGCGCGCGAGTCGCTCACGCCAGCGGAGGTCGAGTACCTCACGCGGCCCGACGGGTGGGATCACGTCGCGATCGGCGCGCTCGTCGACGGACCCGACGGCCGCGAACACGGGATCGGGGTCGCGCGGTTCGTGCGGTTCGCCGACGCGCCGGACGCGGCGGACGTCGCGGTCACGGTGATCGACGCATACCAGCGGCGCGGCCTGGGGACGGCGCTGCTGCGGCGCCTGTTCGAGGCGGCGCGCGAGCGGGGGATTCGGCGGTTGCGGTTCGAGGTGCTGGCCGACAACCGGCGGATGTTGGCGCTGTTGCACGGGCTGTCGCCGCGGGTCGTCGAGCACGTCGAGGGCGGCGTCGCCACGGGCGAGGTGGTGCTCGACGACGCCGCCGCGGCGGCGCCGGGCGCGGTCGCGGGCGGCGGCGGGCCGGGGGACGGCGCGGCGACGCCGGCGGGCGGCGGGTGA